The Candidatus Nanohalovita haloferacivicina genome has a window encoding:
- a CDS encoding GNAT family N-acetyltransferase has translation MVSHLRAAEEDDIGEILGLIERVYPEGYPKTWASREGLEPAIGDFVVAEEDNSVVGTGKANDEYWPGAVYIESIMVDPDSQGQGLGTDIVDELGNLRDETLVSLDRSTSAGIFLGEGYLPAAFLPEREYFGDRRESLMVTYRPGNKHGKTWEKDLRVKSRDDEPYLVEITGTDLSEQIIQESIEELPSTYLQVINYVDGAAEGLSLDQEGLKGGKMGEIELPDGRLEIQAYVPSQEVTEDFPHDVEEFRNSLDGFNEAQSLLDEQVRFWD, from the coding sequence GTGGTATCTCATCTTAGAGCTGCTGAAGAAGATGATATTGGCGAGATTCTAGGTCTAATTGAACGTGTCTACCCAGAAGGATATCCTAAGACTTGGGCCTCTAGAGAGGGGCTTGAGCCAGCTATAGGTGATTTTGTTGTCGCGGAGGAGGATAATAGTGTTGTAGGGACTGGCAAGGCTAACGATGAGTACTGGCCTGGAGCTGTTTATATAGAGTCTATTATGGTTGATCCTGATTCTCAGGGGCAGGGTCTTGGAACCGATATTGTTGATGAGCTAGGAAATTTAAGGGATGAGACGCTGGTAAGCCTGGATAGGTCTACTTCTGCAGGAATATTTCTGGGAGAAGGATATCTACCTGCTGCGTTCCTGCCTGAAAGAGAGTACTTCGGTGATCGGCGAGAATCTCTAATGGTAACTTACAGGCCAGGCAATAAACATGGCAAGACCTGGGAAAAAGACCTCAGGGTAAAGAGCCGAGATGATGAACCTTATCTTGTTGAAATTACTGGTACAGATCTCTCCGAGCAGATAATACAGGAATCCATCGAAGAGCTACCCTCCACATATTTACAGGTAATAAACTACGTTGATGGTGCTGCTGAAGGCCTTTCACTAGATCAAGAGGGCCTAAAAGGCGGGAAGATGGGAGAAATAGAACTTCCGGATGGCAGACTGGAGATACAGGCCTACGTACCTAGTCAAGAGGTAACAGAGGATTTTCCTCATGATGTTGAAGAGTTCAGGAACTCTCTTGATGGTTTCAATGAGGCCCAAAGCTTACTTGATGAACAGGTACGGTTCTGGGACTAA
- a CDS encoding nucleotidyltransferase domain-containing protein produces the protein MAERFVDLLGKEYRGQVLEFLRDRPDQMFTINEVAESVDGSYPAVRDFIRELEDLDLVRIRKKGSSYLVEFNQDSRYFHAVDAIFQVEVTPLFKEADSFVHELMDSDEMEEKIVSVVLFGSVARGTADSNSDIDILFVVEDGVDTDYVKNQIINKSRSKSDKEIVPVVETESEFTENYENKKRFEQNVVRDSEVLWGDSLRAKVK, from the coding sequence ATGGCAGAGAGGTTTGTGGATTTGTTGGGTAAGGAGTATCGTGGTCAGGTGTTGGAGTTTTTGAGGGATAGGCCTGATCAGATGTTTACGATTAATGAGGTTGCTGAGAGTGTTGATGGTTCTTATCCTGCTGTCAGGGATTTTATCCGTGAGTTGGAGGATTTGGATTTGGTGAGGATTAGGAAGAAAGGTAGTTCCTACTTGGTCGAGTTTAATCAGGATTCTCGTTATTTCCATGCCGTTGACGCTATTTTCCAGGTAGAGGTAACGCCACTTTTTAAGGAAGCTGATAGTTTTGTCCATGAGCTGATGGATTCGGATGAGATGGAAGAAAAGATTGTGAGTGTGGTTCTTTTCGGTAGTGTTGCGCGTGGTACTGCCGACTCTAATTCAGATATTGATATTTTATTTGTGGTTGAGGACGGTGTTGACACAGATTATGTCAAGAACCAGATAATTAACAAATCAAGGAGTAAGTCGGATAAAGAAATTGTTCCTGTGGTAGAAACCGAATCCGAGTTTACTGAAAACTATGAAAACAAGAAACGGTTTGAGCAAAATGTTGTGAGAGATTCAGAAGTTTTATGGGGTGATTCTCTTCGTGCAAAGGTCAAGTAA
- a CDS encoding restriction endonuclease subunit S translates to MMSNQASLGDISDSVESSSSLDGEETKETEGWTSEKIGDIFDGIKSGGTPKRGKDKYWEGGDIPFVKIEDLNRQQGDGISDAKEYTTQQAIEDGKTRIYDPGTILLTIYGTLGETGIVTAPVSTNQGIIGLWDPKDTNIQFARYALDFEQDRLASKKRETTQANIGKNILKLHEIPHPPKSEQRRIASVLYNVDQAISKTEEIIEQTQRVKKGLMQDLMNEGIDGRELKEVRIGPKTFELPENWEKKQMLEVSTEIRNGFVGTATPYYEEGGIPYLQSFNVRPNKIDSEDEMVEISEEFHEDNQDTRIYEGNMLTVQSGHIGESAIVPERYDNANCHALIITRFDEKEVYPEYVAYFMNSEIGRSLIKSVSVGTTVKHLNTSDLRKFEMPIPPLKEQKRIAEILSTYENQIRTYKEEKEQLQSLKKGLMQDLLTGSVRTSEGVEVLDEVVEV, encoded by the coding sequence ATGATGAGTAACCAGGCCTCACTCGGAGATATTTCTGACTCTGTAGAAAGCTCAAGCTCATTAGATGGAGAAGAGACTAAAGAGACAGAAGGCTGGACCTCAGAAAAAATTGGCGACATATTTGACGGAATTAAAAGCGGAGGCACCCCGAAAAGAGGAAAAGACAAATATTGGGAAGGTGGAGATATTCCATTCGTCAAGATTGAAGACCTCAACAGACAGCAAGGAGATGGAATCTCAGATGCTAAGGAATACACAACTCAGCAAGCAATAGAAGACGGAAAAACTCGAATCTATGATCCTGGAACAATCCTTCTGACAATCTACGGAACTCTCGGCGAAACCGGGATTGTCACAGCGCCAGTTTCCACAAATCAGGGAATCATAGGCCTCTGGGATCCAAAAGACACAAATATCCAGTTTGCCCGTTACGCTCTTGACTTCGAGCAAGACAGACTTGCTAGCAAGAAAAGGGAGACCACACAGGCGAACATCGGGAAAAATATTCTCAAACTACACGAAATTCCTCACCCTCCAAAATCCGAGCAACGCCGGATTGCGTCGGTTCTGTATAATGTGGATCAGGCGATCAGTAAGACGGAGGAAATCATCGAGCAAACCCAGCGGGTCAAGAAAGGCCTGATGCAGGACCTAATGAACGAGGGGATAGATGGAAGAGAGCTAAAAGAAGTCCGAATAGGGCCAAAAACATTTGAGCTTCCAGAGAACTGGGAGAAAAAACAGATGTTGGAAGTTTCAACTGAGATACGGAATGGGTTCGTAGGAACTGCTACTCCCTATTATGAGGAAGGTGGAATTCCTTATCTTCAGAGCTTCAACGTTAGACCAAACAAAATAGATTCTGAAGATGAAATGGTAGAGATTTCGGAGGAGTTCCATGAAGATAATCAGGATACTAGGATTTATGAGGGAAATATGCTGACAGTTCAGTCAGGACATATAGGAGAATCCGCTATAGTTCCTGAGAGATATGACAACGCCAATTGTCATGCCCTGATAATCACTAGATTCGATGAGAAGGAAGTTTATCCGGAGTATGTGGCTTATTTCATGAACTCTGAAATTGGTAGATCGCTAATAAAATCTGTTTCAGTTGGAACTACAGTCAAACACCTGAATACCAGCGATTTAAGGAAATTTGAGATGCCAATACCTCCTTTGAAGGAACAGAAAAGAATAGCTGAAATCCTATCAACTTATGAGAACCAAATTAGAACTTACAAGGAAGAGAAGGAGCAGCTCCAATCTCTGAAGAAAGGCCTTATGCAGGATTTGTTGACTGGGAGTGTTCGTACTTCTGAGGGTGTTGAGGTGTTGGATGAGGTTGTGGAGGTGTAG
- a CDS encoding MarR family transcriptional regulator — translation MRILTDNTGKGQLEILSALAHNSPQRQSELVENTSLSKGAVSNNVKKLRDKKLVEGEKELDINLEKIQQLYREHIETFLVRRSEEPNQLNELRTFVKKNISEQVTSQRVQDTIIEVLRVAKNREDLESLNSVFKETDRVLRETEGEAKMLGLITDRSNAFIDNSKIEEEAEKILDEVQN, via the coding sequence GTGAGAATACTCACAGACAATACTGGCAAAGGCCAACTTGAAATACTTTCCGCATTGGCCCATAATTCCCCTCAGAGACAGAGTGAGCTTGTCGAGAACACCTCTCTCAGTAAAGGCGCTGTCTCAAACAATGTCAAGAAACTACGAGATAAGAAACTAGTAGAAGGAGAGAAAGAACTAGATATCAATTTAGAGAAAATACAACAACTTTATCGCGAACACATAGAGACATTTCTCGTACGAAGAAGCGAGGAACCCAACCAGCTAAACGAGTTGAGGACTTTCGTAAAGAAAAATATCTCAGAACAAGTCACCTCTCAGAGAGTTCAAGACACAATTATCGAAGTTTTACGGGTAGCAAAGAACAGAGAAGATCTTGAATCGTTGAATTCAGTATTTAAAGAAACCGACAGAGTTCTCAGAGAGACAGAAGGAGAAGCAAAAATGTTAGGACTAATAACAGACAGATCGAACGCATTTATTGACAACTCAAAAATTGAAGAAGAAGCTGAAAAAATACTAGACGAGGTTCAAAACTAA
- a CDS encoding M20 family metallopeptidase, producing MVERDPVELTKELIKYRSVKSNPEELDRTIEFIQNYFSGSEFITRRYEKDGKPSLVVLFEETHSPDIMLHGHIDVVEAEDRLFEPEESGDWLYGRGSADMKSGVAALMILMKKLGQRENQPSVGLMIVSDEEIGGFKGIKYLLEEEGYRPSFGLSAEPRNTEVPEITTEQKGVFKIDVTSKGKGSHASQPWNGQNSAVKLLDAFKEITEELPESSKDKWTTTAALTTIKGGKAKNTVTPETDAHIDVRFTQEKDLKKIKDILAGNDIEYSVLDKAPKMQAPISNNYVKALKKACKEVEGECRTEKSPEASDMRYFSDKGVPAVVFGPTGYNLHAENEKLYKPSLSPYINIMERFIDKIDQTL from the coding sequence ATGGTTGAAAGAGATCCTGTAGAGTTGACCAAAGAATTGATCAAGTATAGATCGGTTAAGAGCAACCCTGAAGAACTTGATAGGACGATAGAGTTTATACAGAACTATTTTTCAGGTTCAGAGTTTATCACACGTAGATACGAGAAAGACGGCAAACCATCGCTAGTAGTTCTCTTTGAGGAAACACATAGCCCAGATATTATGTTACACGGCCATATAGACGTTGTGGAGGCCGAAGACAGACTTTTTGAACCTGAAGAAAGCGGAGACTGGCTTTATGGCCGAGGATCAGCAGATATGAAAAGCGGGGTTGCAGCATTGATGATACTGATGAAGAAACTAGGTCAACGCGAAAACCAGCCGAGTGTAGGCCTTATGATAGTATCTGACGAGGAAATCGGCGGTTTCAAAGGTATAAAGTACTTGCTCGAAGAGGAAGGATACCGGCCATCTTTTGGACTCAGCGCAGAACCACGTAATACAGAAGTACCTGAAATAACAACGGAGCAGAAAGGAGTCTTCAAGATAGATGTAACCTCGAAAGGTAAAGGCTCTCACGCCTCCCAACCATGGAACGGTCAAAACTCCGCAGTGAAACTTCTAGACGCATTCAAGGAGATAACAGAAGAGCTTCCAGAATCAAGCAAAGACAAATGGACAACTACGGCAGCATTAACAACAATAAAAGGAGGTAAGGCCAAAAACACTGTAACACCAGAGACAGACGCACATATAGACGTAAGATTTACACAAGAGAAAGACCTGAAAAAGATAAAAGATATCCTGGCAGGAAACGACATAGAGTACTCTGTACTTGACAAAGCCCCAAAAATGCAGGCACCTATTAGCAACAACTACGTGAAGGCTCTTAAAAAGGCGTGCAAGGAGGTTGAGGGCGAATGCAGGACTGAAAAAAGCCCTGAGGCCAGTGATATGAGATACTTCAGCGATAAAGGAGTTCCTGCCGTTGTTTTCGGGCCCACAGGCTACAACCTTCATGCAGAAAACGAAAAACTATACAAGCCCTCCCTCAGCCCCTACATCAACATAATGGAAAGATTTATCGACAAAATAGATCAAACCCTTTAG
- a CDS encoding type I restriction endonuclease subunit R: MNLKGAGNLRQTTEGGVEAKVLDYLEDVGWDVYGDPKNNGEWGGSQLDDKYDRDRDEAVYWNLLKQKIVELNENISNDDAQEIVDNLKRNLGAENLLDANEEFYEKMRDGVPHTVVDEDGEEKSEYIDLIHLPEDESNLEELMEKNEFVAINQFQFERKKSVRPDITLLVNGIPIVQFELKNVGPSSTIQKAMNEMDEYQENAQRMFVPNLFNVVSDGQRFRYAATGAPQKFYFPWRSESFKEGDYEVKNAITDLFQPDKLMDLFRYYVFFSDEGKIVPRYMQFQASNRMIERMRKGEPRKGLIWHTQGSGKSFTMMFAAHKAKKSPSVKDRQQILVVDRTKLEGQMSDDLHDIGFPIFEVADTINDLENILEENKNQLVLTTIQKFENVNSHIDADPEGETAVYVDEAHRFTEGKLGSKLRNALPDAFYFGFTGTPVVENSKDGRNTFKEFSPTGEDYLHRYSIEEGQRDGVITEVTFTKMNVDWGEIPEEILDQEFEGEFGDLPLPKQKKILREYVNESELAELRPRVEKVVRKILDHFESKVEPINLKGMVVTPSRRAAAIYCDELRKYRDSDEVEAIISGDGKDDDFMQKYIRSEEDEKNIIENFKDDKKDPQLLVVCDKLLTGFDAPVLKTLYLDKNLNNHNLLQAIARTNRPRTGKKNGEIVDFAGVFDNPEEALQYEEFNIIKDGLKETDELAEEFLELQEEILNLFEIRFRNDPETIQSAVASLRKNDSKASRFLEMFSEAEDIYESVQPHEKLGEDNVIAKWKIINQVYFEYKEMEKGARPEEGKISGEVREKTREILEENLEVNEIETEEEDVYYEIGTPEVKHVEDQEPEYKAAAEGAVLEENVEVKAQSNPAYESLSERVKQIIQDWKDEDINAEQAIQEYEEVRKDIEELESEQQRKKMDDVSFSIYQLLTDRYSEYFTPEGAEEIAESISESTESLDFNSVESTLRKSIRRRIIQELVAHDFVDVLAQENKDEFLSKTVDLVIKNR, translated from the coding sequence ATGAATCTTAAAGGTGCTGGAAACTTGAGACAAACTACTGAGGGCGGCGTTGAGGCAAAAGTTCTAGATTACTTGGAAGATGTCGGCTGGGATGTTTACGGAGACCCTAAGAATAATGGCGAGTGGGGTGGCAGCCAGCTAGATGATAAGTACGATAGAGACCGCGATGAAGCAGTTTACTGGAACTTATTGAAGCAGAAAATTGTCGAACTTAACGAGAACATTTCCAATGATGATGCACAGGAAATAGTTGATAACTTAAAGCGGAACCTGGGCGCGGAAAATCTGCTTGACGCCAATGAAGAGTTTTATGAAAAGATGCGCGACGGCGTACCTCATACCGTCGTAGATGAAGACGGTGAGGAGAAAAGCGAATACATAGATCTTATTCATCTTCCCGAAGATGAGAGCAACCTAGAAGAACTGATGGAGAAAAACGAGTTTGTCGCAATAAACCAATTTCAGTTTGAGAGAAAGAAGTCTGTTAGGCCGGATATAACCCTTCTAGTCAACGGAATACCGATTGTGCAGTTCGAGTTGAAGAACGTAGGCCCTAGTTCAACCATTCAGAAAGCGATGAATGAAATGGACGAGTATCAGGAAAACGCTCAAAGAATGTTTGTACCTAACCTTTTCAACGTAGTTAGCGATGGACAGAGGTTTCGCTACGCTGCAACAGGCGCTCCTCAGAAGTTTTACTTCCCTTGGAGATCAGAGAGTTTTAAGGAAGGAGACTACGAAGTCAAAAATGCGATTACAGATCTGTTTCAGCCAGACAAGCTCATGGATCTATTCAGGTACTATGTCTTCTTCTCTGATGAAGGTAAAATAGTACCGAGATATATGCAGTTCCAGGCATCTAACAGAATGATTGAGAGAATGAGAAAAGGAGAGCCACGTAAAGGCCTTATTTGGCATACTCAAGGTTCAGGAAAATCATTTACTATGATGTTTGCAGCTCATAAAGCAAAGAAGTCTCCTAGCGTGAAAGACAGGCAACAGATACTGGTGGTGGATAGGACTAAACTTGAAGGCCAAATGTCTGATGATTTGCATGATATTGGTTTTCCTATATTTGAAGTAGCAGACACAATTAACGATCTTGAGAATATACTAGAAGAGAATAAGAATCAGTTGGTACTTACTACGATCCAGAAATTTGAAAATGTGAACTCGCATATAGATGCTGACCCAGAGGGGGAGACCGCTGTCTACGTGGATGAGGCCCATAGATTTACTGAGGGGAAGTTAGGGAGTAAACTAAGAAATGCGTTGCCCGATGCTTTCTACTTTGGTTTCACCGGAACCCCCGTAGTTGAAAACAGTAAAGATGGTAGGAACACGTTTAAGGAGTTCTCACCTACAGGAGAGGATTATCTGCACCGTTACTCAATTGAAGAAGGTCAAAGAGATGGAGTAATTACGGAAGTTACCTTTACTAAGATGAATGTGGACTGGGGAGAGATCCCTGAAGAAATACTCGACCAAGAGTTTGAAGGAGAATTCGGAGATCTTCCTTTACCTAAGCAGAAAAAAATCTTGAGAGAATATGTAAACGAATCTGAACTGGCAGAACTGAGGCCTAGAGTGGAGAAAGTTGTCCGGAAAATTCTAGATCACTTTGAGAGCAAAGTCGAGCCCATCAACCTGAAAGGGATGGTAGTTACACCTTCACGTAGGGCTGCTGCCATTTACTGCGATGAGCTAAGAAAGTACCGCGACTCCGATGAAGTTGAGGCTATTATCTCAGGAGATGGGAAAGACGATGATTTCATGCAGAAGTACATCAGATCAGAAGAAGATGAGAAAAATATTATAGAGAACTTTAAAGATGATAAGAAAGACCCTCAGCTTCTTGTAGTATGCGACAAACTTCTTACCGGCTTTGACGCCCCCGTACTAAAGACGTTATATCTCGACAAAAACTTGAACAACCATAACCTTCTACAAGCCATTGCTAGAACCAACAGACCTAGAACAGGTAAAAAGAATGGAGAAATCGTCGACTTCGCAGGTGTATTTGACAACCCAGAAGAAGCACTACAGTATGAAGAATTCAATATTATCAAAGATGGCCTAAAGGAGACGGATGAACTTGCAGAAGAATTTTTAGAGCTTCAAGAAGAGATTCTAAACCTCTTTGAGATTAGGTTTAGAAATGATCCTGAGACAATTCAGTCAGCGGTTGCTTCTCTAAGGAAGAATGACAGTAAGGCCTCTAGATTCTTGGAAATGTTTTCTGAAGCCGAAGATATCTACGAATCTGTTCAACCTCACGAAAAACTGGGAGAAGACAACGTCATAGCAAAATGGAAAATTATTAATCAAGTCTACTTCGAGTACAAGGAGATGGAGAAAGGTGCACGTCCTGAAGAAGGCAAAATTTCAGGAGAGGTGAGAGAAAAGACAAGAGAAATTCTTGAAGAAAATCTCGAGGTTAATGAGATAGAAACAGAGGAAGAAGACGTTTACTATGAGATAGGTACTCCTGAAGTAAAACATGTAGAAGACCAGGAACCAGAATACAAGGCCGCAGCAGAGGGTGCAGTCCTTGAAGAAAATGTTGAGGTGAAGGCTCAGAGTAATCCTGCTTATGAATCATTAAGTGAGAGGGTTAAACAAATAATCCAGGACTGGAAGGACGAAGATATTAATGCCGAACAGGCAATACAGGAGTACGAGGAAGTTAGAAAGGATATAGAAGAATTAGAATCAGAACAACAGAGGAAGAAAATGGATGATGTTTCCTTCTCTATATACCAATTGCTTACAGATCGTTACTCAGAATACTTCACACCGGAGGGCGCAGAGGAAATAGCAGAATCAATATCTGAGAGTACAGAATCATTAGACTTCAATTCTGTGGAGTCAACTTTACGTAAGAGTATAAGACGTAGAATTATCCA
- a CDS encoding SPFH domain-containing protein yields MSLSLSGPLPFFLNDEWERSIVLRFGSYNRSRKSGLHFKIPFVEKPVTVPVYEDSVDVMKQEAITRDNVPVEVDGVVFFEVKDNTEDVKDAIVNVGDYRKQTLNYATSILRDLVGKKELDDLLQRRDEIGDQIKQKLDDKTDSFGVNVLDVEIQNINLPEKMERAMAAEAEAERDRRARRTNAQGELEAAVKLRQASEIIGDKGYRMRTLQTLDSVAAENSTIVTFPTELVGGMTSGDTEEGLQAVLDRISDLDVSNFDVGDLEKIDSVEEGLDKLQD; encoded by the coding sequence ATGAGTCTATCTCTTTCAGGGCCTCTACCTTTCTTCCTCAACGATGAGTGGGAGAGAAGTATTGTGCTCAGGTTCGGATCATATAACCGCAGCAGAAAATCAGGCCTTCACTTCAAGATTCCTTTCGTGGAGAAACCGGTGACAGTCCCGGTCTACGAGGATTCTGTCGACGTGATGAAACAGGAGGCGATTACCCGTGACAACGTGCCTGTGGAGGTTGACGGAGTGGTTTTCTTCGAGGTGAAGGACAACACCGAGGACGTGAAAGATGCGATTGTAAATGTAGGAGACTACAGAAAGCAGACACTGAATTATGCTACAAGCATTCTGAGAGATCTCGTGGGTAAGAAAGAGCTGGATGATCTTCTTCAGCGCAGAGATGAGATCGGCGACCAGATAAAACAGAAACTGGACGATAAGACCGACAGCTTCGGAGTTAACGTGCTCGACGTGGAAATCCAGAACATCAATCTTCCTGAGAAAATGGAGAGAGCCATGGCTGCAGAGGCCGAGGCAGAAAGAGATCGCAGAGCCAGAAGAACCAATGCACAGGGAGAGCTAGAGGCCGCAGTCAAACTACGTCAGGCCTCAGAGATCATCGGCGACAAAGGCTACAGAATGAGAACACTTCAGACCCTGGACTCTGTAGCAGCGGAGAACTCCACAATCGTGACATTCCCAACAGAGTTAGTGGGAGGCATGACCTCAGGCGATACAGAGGAAGGCCTTCAGGCCGTGCTTGACAGAATTTCCGATCTGGATGTCTCAAACTTTGATGTAGGAGATCTTGAGAAGATTGACTCAGTAGAGGAAGGCCTGGACAAACTCCAGGACTAA
- a CDS encoding type I restriction-modification system subunit M — MAKEITEEELRDHLFKCADIIRDRVDPTDYKTYILPVVFYKAIDDTYQDRYEEALEETGDEELAKDQAFHDFQIPEDYRYEKALEQTENVDQFLNEAFDALESENPEKLENIFRVNFVNADGIDHDTLHRMLEHLNTKNMSLQRVKPDILGEAYMDLVRDFAESEGKDGGQFFTPQEMVQLMADVLNPENGDGTIKIYDPTVGSAGMLVEMAEHYREIGDPKKDLLLKGQEINPGIAPIARMNLFLHDLDGEITREDSLANPQFTENGKLEKFDYVLANPPFSADWQKDACQDDKYNRFDWGMARADRADYAFIQHMIKSLNEEGKMACVIPHGVLFRKHESKFREPMLENDMVEAVIGLPENLFQNNSIPSGILIVNKDKPEEREGQVQFIHAADENFYEELSNQNKLTEDGIKEIVEKYRNWETEERVSRVVDLEEIRENDYNLNIALYVDTTQPEENIEVAEELEKLKELQSEREEIENQMQEHMEALNYE; from the coding sequence ATGGCAAAAGAAATCACCGAAGAAGAACTACGCGACCATCTTTTCAAATGCGCAGACATCATCAGAGACAGAGTAGACCCTACAGACTACAAAACATACATACTACCCGTCGTCTTCTATAAAGCAATAGATGACACATACCAGGACCGGTACGAAGAAGCACTGGAAGAAACAGGAGACGAAGAACTAGCAAAAGACCAAGCCTTCCACGACTTCCAAATCCCGGAAGACTACAGATACGAAAAAGCTCTAGAACAGACAGAAAACGTAGATCAGTTCCTAAACGAAGCATTTGACGCACTAGAATCCGAAAACCCAGAGAAACTTGAGAATATCTTCAGAGTCAACTTCGTGAATGCGGACGGAATCGATCACGATACTCTTCACCGTATGCTCGAACACCTGAACACGAAAAACATGTCTCTGCAAAGAGTAAAACCAGATATTCTAGGAGAAGCCTACATGGATCTCGTTCGGGACTTTGCTGAATCAGAAGGAAAGGATGGCGGACAGTTCTTCACACCACAGGAGATGGTCCAGCTAATGGCCGACGTACTGAACCCTGAGAACGGAGACGGAACCATCAAGATCTACGATCCAACAGTTGGATCAGCAGGAATGCTCGTAGAAATGGCCGAACACTACAGAGAAATCGGCGACCCCAAGAAAGATCTATTGCTGAAAGGCCAGGAAATCAACCCTGGAATCGCACCAATCGCACGAATGAACCTATTCCTACACGACCTAGACGGAGAAATCACGCGGGAAGACTCACTCGCCAACCCACAGTTCACGGAAAACGGCAAACTAGAGAAGTTTGACTATGTACTAGCCAATCCTCCGTTCTCAGCTGACTGGCAGAAAGACGCATGCCAGGACGACAAATACAACCGTTTCGACTGGGGAATGGCACGAGCAGACAGAGCCGACTACGCATTCATCCAGCACATGATCAAATCACTGAACGAAGAAGGAAAAATGGCCTGCGTCATACCACACGGAGTCCTCTTCAGAAAACATGAGAGCAAGTTCAGAGAACCAATGCTAGAAAACGACATGGTAGAAGCAGTCATAGGCCTACCAGAAAACCTATTCCAGAACAACTCAATCCCATCAGGAATCCTCATAGTCAACAAAGACAAACCAGAAGAAAGAGAAGGACAAGTCCAGTTCATCCACGCAGCCGACGAAAACTTCTACGAAGAACTCAGCAACCAGAACAAACTCACAGAAGACGGAATCAAAGAAATCGTGGAAAAATACAGGAACTGGGAAACCGAGGAAAGAGTCTCCCGAGTCGTCGACCTCGAAGAAATCCGCGAAAACGACTACAACCTCAACATCGCCCTCTACGTCGACACCACCCAACCCGAAGAAAACATAGAAGTCGCCGAAGAACTGGAGAAACTGAAAGAACTCCAATCAGAAAGAGAAGAAATCGAAAACCAGATGCAAGAACACATGGAGGCCCTCAACTATGAGTAA